One segment of Ficedula albicollis isolate OC2 chromosome 2, FicAlb1.5, whole genome shotgun sequence DNA contains the following:
- the ANKRD29 gene encoding ankyrin repeat domain-containing protein 29: MCTMSFKKETPLANAAFWAARKGNLALLQLLLNSGRVDVDCKDSLGTTALMVASYYGHIDCVRELVLQGADINLQRESGATSLFFAAQQGHNDVVKYLFSFGASTEFKNKDGGTALLAACQYGHAKVVETLLKHGANIHDQLYDGASAIFLAAQGGYLDVIRLLLSSGAKVNQPRQDGTAPLWIASQMGHSEVVRVMLLRGAERDAARDDGTTALLKAAIKGYNNVIEELLKFSPTLGLLKNGTSALHAAVLSGNVRTVALLLEAGADPCLRNKANELPAELTKNERILRLLRAKEKQRKS; the protein is encoded by the exons AAAGAAACACCACTTGCCAATGCTGCATTTTGGGCTGCAAGAAAAGGAAACCTggctctcctccagctgctgctgaacagtGGGCGAGTAGATGTGGACTGCAAAGACAGC CTTGGCACAACAGCTCTGATGGTAGCATCTTACTATGGCCACATAGATTGTGTACGGGAATTGGTGTTGCAAGGAGCAGATATCAATCTGCAGAGAGAG TCAGGTGCAACTTCTCTGTTCTTTGCTGCACAGCAAGGCCACAACGATGTAGTGAAGTATCTCTTTTCATTTGGAGCCTCCACTGAATTTAAGAATAAA GACGGAggcacagctctcctggctgcctgtcAGTACGGGCATGCAAAAGTAGTGGAAACTCTGCTGAAGCACGGCGCCAACATTCACGATCAGCTCTAT GATGGAGCTTCTGCAATTTTCCTGGCAGCACAAGGAGGATATCTGGATGTCATCCGATTGCTGCTCTCTTCAGGAGCAAAGGTTAACCAGCCACGACAG GACGGGACAGCTCCCTTGTGGATTGCCTCGCAGATGGGTCACAGTGAAGTGGTGCGAGTGATGCTGCTCCGGGGAGCGGAGCGGGACGCCGCACGGGAT gatggtACAACTGCTTTACTGAAGGCTGCCATTAAAGGCTACAACAATGTGATAGAAGAGTTGCTGAAATTCTCTCCCACGCTTGGCCTACTGAAG AATGGGACCTCTGCTCTCCACGCAGCTGTCCTGAGTGGCAACGTGAGGACAGTGGCACTGCtcctggaggcaggagcagatccaTGCCTGAGGAACAAG GCAAATGAATTGCCAGCAGAACTAACAAAAAATGAACGCATCCTCCGACTCCTCCgtgcaaaggaaaagcaaaggaaaagctaA